A stretch of Fusarium poae strain DAOMC 252244 chromosome 2, whole genome shotgun sequence DNA encodes these proteins:
- the ACU8 gene encoding Acetyl-CoA hydrolase: MASPVASAALKARVRNPALLKKLARPEDLMHHFPNGSYIGWSGFTAVGYPKKVPAAMADYVEQNNLQSKMKYSLFVGASAGSETENRWAALDMINRRSPHQVGKDIAKGINTGRINFFDKHLSMFPSDLVYGFYTKDRPNSNLDVTVVEATDILEDGSFVPGASVGATPELIQMADKIIIEVNTAIPSFKGLHDITFTDVPPHRTPYNITAVEDRIGSTSVKIDPSKVVAIVESDYWDATGPNAAMDDTSRQIAGHLIEFFEHEVAQGRMPANLLPLQSGIGNVANAIVGGLNESKFKNLKVWTEVIQDTFLDLFDSGKLDYATATSTRFSPDGFKRFYDNWDAYADKILLRSQAVSNAPEIIKRLGVIGMNTPVEVDIYAHANSTCVSGTRMLNGLGGSADFLRNAKYSIMHTPSSRPSKTDPHGVSCIVPMCTHIDQTEHDLDVIVTEQGLADVRGLSPRERARVIINKCAHPKYQPILTHYYEKAESEGLKKGMGHEPHLLFNAFDLHKALAEEGSMLKVKPW, translated from the exons atggcttctCCTGTTGCTTCTGCCGCCCTCAAGGCGCGCGTGCGCAATCCCGCtctcctcaagaagcttgcgCGACCTGAGGATCTCATGCACCACTTCCCCAATGGTTCTTATATCGGCTGGTCTGGTTTTACAGCTGTGGGATACCCAAA GAAGGTCCCCGCTGCCATGGCCGACTATGTCGAGCAAAACAACCTCCAGAGCAAGATGAAGTACTCCCTCTTTGTCGGCGCCTCGGCAGGTTCCGAGACGGAGAACCGATGGGCTGCTCTCGATATGATCAACAGACGAAGCCCTCACCAGGTCGGCAAGGACATTGCCAAGGGAATCAACACTGGACGAATCAACTTCTTCGACAAGCATTTGTCCATGTTCCCCTCGGATCTTGTTTAC GGCTTCTACACCAAGGACCGTCCCAACAGCAACCTTGATGTCACTGTTGTCGAAGCTACCGACATTCTCGAGGATGGCAGCTTCGTCCCTGGTGCCTCTGTTGGTGCCACTCCCGAGCTGATCCAAATGGCCGACAAG ATCATCATCGAGGTCAACACTGCTATCCCCTCCTTCAAGGGTCTCCACGATATTACCTTTACCGACGTCCCTCCCCACCGTACACCTTACAACATCACAGCCGTTGAGGACCGTATTGGTTCCACTTCGGTCAAGATTGACCCCTCCAAGGTTGTCGCTATCGTCGAGTCCGACTACTGGGATGCTACCGGCCCCAACGCTGCCATGGACGACACCTCTCGCCAGATTGCCGGTCACTTGATTGAGTTCTTCGAGCACGAGGTCGCTCAGGGTCGTATGCCCGCCAACCTTTTGCCTCTTCAGTCCGGTATCGGCAACGTCGCCAACGCCATTGTCGGTGGTCTCAACGAGTCCAAGTTCAAGAACCTCAAGGTCTGGACCGAGGTTATTCAGGACACTTTCCTCGACCTGTTCGACTCTGGCAAGCTCGACTACGCTACCGCTACATCTACTCGCTTCTCTCCCGACGGTTTTAAGCGCTTCTACGACAACTGGGACGCTTACGCCGACAAGATCCTCCTCCGAAGCCAGGCTGTCTCCAACGCTCCCGAGATCATCAAGCGTCTCGGTGTTATTGGCATGAACACACCTGTTGAGGTTGACATCTACGCCCACGCCAACTCCACCTGTGTCAGCGGAACCCGCATGCTCAACGGTCTCGGTGGTTCAGCCGATTTCCTCCGCAACGCCAAGTACTCCATCATGCACACTCCCTCTAGCCGACCTTCCAAGACCGACCCCCACGGTGTCTCTTGCATTGTCCCCATGTGCACTCATATCGACCAGACTGAGCACGACCTCGACGTTATCGTCACTGAGCAGGGTCTCGCTGATGTTCGCGGTCTTTCTCCCCGCGAGCGTGCCCgcgtcatcatcaacaagtgCGCTCACCCCAAGTACCAGCCCATCCTGACACACTACTACGAAAAGGCCGAGAGCGAGGGTCTCAAGAAGGGCATGGGTCACGAGCCTCACCTTTTGTTCAATGCTTTCGATCTCCACAAGGCTCTTGCTGAGGAGGGCAGCATGCTCAAGGTCAAGCCTTGGTAA